ACCTATCCCGAAAATGTGGACATCTGTTTGGTGGAAGGGGCAGTGGCCAATGAGGAAAACCTAGAATTAGCCCTAAAAGTAAGACGCAACACCAAATTCGTCGTCTCCTTCGGCGATTGTGCCGTTTTGGGCAATGTCCCCACCATGCGCAACATGTTAAACGGGGCAGACCCGGTATTGCGTAGGTGTTATGTAGAACTGAGTGACTACGGAAAGCAAATCCCCAAAGAACCAGGCATTGTGCCAAAACTATTGGACAAGGTACAGCCCCTCCACTACTACATAGATGTGGACTTATATCTACCCGGGTGCCCCCCCTCGGCTGACAGAATCAGAGACGCCATCTTCCCTCTCCTGAGGGGTGAAAAACCCGTCCTGGAGGGGAGGGAGATGCTCAAATTCGGCTAATAGGCAGAAAAAGGGCGTATAGGGGGATAACACGCCCCTACGCCCCTGTTAGGGATTATCTCAATTGAATGACTTTGGGTTGATCAAACAGGTGAATGGTGTCCACGAAACGAGCAGTCTTAGACTGGCTGGAGATCACCAGCGTCTGAGTGCGGGCACCACCGTGGAAGAAACGAACCCCCTCCATCAAGCTGCCAGGA
This is a stretch of genomic DNA from Geminocystis sp. M7585_C2015_104. It encodes these proteins:
- a CDS encoding oxidoreductase, whose amino-acid sequence is TYPENVDICLVEGAVANEENLELALKVRRNTKFVVSFGDCAVLGNVPTMRNMLNGADPVLRRCYVELSDYGKQIPKEPGIVPKLLDKVQPLHYYIDVDLYLPGCPPSADRIRDAIFPLLRGEKPVLEGREMLKFG